The following proteins come from a genomic window of Sesamum indicum cultivar Zhongzhi No. 13 linkage group LG10, S_indicum_v1.0, whole genome shotgun sequence:
- the LOC105172092 gene encoding nucleosome assembly protein 1;1-like, whose product MSRDNWERLVAVVLRREQLRQMFHEQSRSPSITSISTDFCPSSTHQFPIDGLSSFSVSQPSVAASPALRKTSSKKNGLNDSYSTRTRQRKKLQKLPPEVRKLVDVLREIQAQHDYLESNFYKERAALEARYRKLSQPLYAKRYRIVNQVDGDEKGVPDFWLTAMKNNEVVARELSEHDEEALKFLKEIKSSKVEYRKGFRLEFHFDPNPFFKNSVLTKTYRTVDEGEPVLDGAIGTKIEWFPGKNLTHKIMQNKPRKWSKIINMIAGTEKRKSFFNLFSTYRGPDIEDLYHDIARKLQHRMVRDYEIGLIIRDKIVPHAVSWYMGEDICYNVLSFRKGKL is encoded by the exons ATGTCCCGAGACAACTGGGAGAGACTGGTGGCTGTCGTGCTGCGGAGAGAGCAACTTCGGCAAATGTTTCATGAACAATCCAGGAGCCCAAGCATCACCTCCATTTCTACTGATTTCTGTCCTTCTTCCACTCACCAATTTCCCAT CGATGGTTTAAGCTCCTTTTCGGTTTCCCAGCCCAGCGTAGCTGCGTCTCCAG CCCTGAGGAAAACAAGCAGCAAAAAGAACGGATTAAACGATAGTTATAGTACCAGAACTCGACAGAGAAAGAAACTCCAAAAACTGCCCCCGGAGGTAAGAAAACTGGTCGATGTACTAAGGGAAATTCAGGCTCAACACGACTACTTGGAGTCGAACTTTTACAAGGAGAGAGCAGCACTCGAAGCAAGATACCGGAAGCTGTCTCAGCCACTCTACGCAAAGAGATACAGAATCGTAAATCAAGTGGACGGAGACGAGAAAGGCGTGCCTGATTTCTGGCTGACTGCAATGAAGAACAATGAAGTGGTTGCCAGAGAGTTGTCTGAGCACGACGAGGAGGCTCTCAAATtcctaaaagaaataaagtcGTCTAAAGTTGAATATCGCAAAGGCTTCAGACTTGAATTTCATTTCGACCCCAATCCATTTTTTAAGAACTCCGTCCTGACTAAAACTTATCGAACGGTTGATGAAGGTGAACCTGTTCTTGATGGAGCAATCGGGACGAAGATAGAATGGTTTCCTGGGAAGAATTTGACGCACAAGATTATGCAAAACAAGCCTAGGAAATGGTCGAAGATCATCAATATGATTGCTGGGACTGAAAAACGTAAAAGTTTCTTCAACTTGTTTAGTACATATCGAGGCCCTGACATCGAAGATCTATACCACGATATTGCCCGAAAGCTCCAGCATCGGATGGTAAGAGACTATGAGATTGGCTTAATCATCCGAGACAAGATTGTTCCTCATGCAGTTTCATGGTACATGGGAGAGGATATTTGTTACAATGTACTTAGttttagaaaaggaaaattgtaA
- the LOC110012680 gene encoding endochitinase EP3-like, translating to MISFFSKGKSLLAIYTLLALLLASGKWVSGQNCGCASNLCCSQYGYCGTGNDYCGDGCQAGPCYAPPGNNGVKVADIVTDSFFNGIANQAPSGCPGRGFYTRSAFLQALASYPKFGTTGSVDDSKREIAAFFAHVTHETGHMCSRVENGGQSKDYCDENNRQWPCAPNKGYYGRGPLQLSWNYNYGPAGQSIGFDGLNNPEIVARDAVVSFRTAFWFWMNNCHNAITSGQGFGATIRAINGPLECNGANPATVTARVNYYRDYCNQLGVNPGTNLRC from the exons ATGATTAGTTTCTTCAGCAAAGGAAAATCTCTGCTAGCAATTTACACCCTGCTTGCCCTACTTCTGGCCTCCGGAAAATGGGTTTCTGGCCAGAACTGCGGCTGCGCATCTAACTTGTGCTGCAGCCAATACGGCTATTGTGGCACTGGCAATGATTATTGTGGCGACGGATGCCAGGCCGGCCCGTGCTACGCCCCTCCGGGAAATAATGGAGTCAAAGTTGCGGATATCGTCACTGATTCGTTCTTCAATGGGATTGCTAATCAGGCCCCGTCAGGCTGCCCTGGAAGGGGATTTTACACCAGGTCTGCTTTTCTCCAGGCCCTTGCATCGTATCCGAAGTTCGGGACGACCGGTTCCGTGGACGATTCTAAGCGTGAGATTGCTGCGTTCTTCGCGCATGTCACCCATGAGACTGGAC ATATGTGCTCTAGAGTAGAGAATGGTGGCCAATCTAAAGACTATTGCGACGAAAATAACAGACAGTGGCCGTGCGCACCGAATAAGGGCTACTACGGGCGAGGACCCCTGCAACTATCGTGGAACTACAACTACGGCCCGGCAGGGCAAAGCATAGGCTTCGACGGATTGAACAACCCTGAAATCGTAGCAAGAGATGCAGTTGTTTCATTCAGGACAGCTTTCTGGTTCTGGATGAATAATTGCCATAACGCCATAACTTCTGGACAAGGCTTCGGGGCCACGATTCGTGCCATTAACGGTCCCCTTGAATGCAATGGAGCAAATCCAGCAACGGTGACTGCTCGTGTTAATTACTACAGAGACTATTGTAATCAACTTGGAGTTAATCCTGGAACTAATCTTCGGTGTTAG
- the LOC105172091 gene encoding endochitinase EP3-like isoform X2 has product MISVFSTRKSLLAIYTLLALLLASGKWVSGQNCGCASNLCCSQYGYCGTGDAYCGNGCQGGPCYAPQGNNGVRVSDIVTDAFFYGIANQAPSGCPGRRFYSRAAFLQALGSYPKFGTAGSVDDSKREIAAFFAHVTHETGHMCSRVENGGRSRDYCDETNQQWPCAPNKGYYGRGPLQLSWNYNYGPAGQSIGFDGLNNPEIVARDPVISFKTALWFWMNNCHDTITSGRGFGATIRAINGPLECNGANTETVSARVNYYRDYCNQLGVDPGTNQWC; this is encoded by the exons ATGATCAGTGTCTTCAGCACAAGAAAATCTCTGCTAGCAATATATACCCTGCTTGCCCTACTTCTGGCCTCCGGAAAATGGGTTTCAGGCCAGAACTGCGGCTGCGCATCTAACTTGTGCTGCAGCCAATACGGCTATTGTGGCACGGGCGATGCTTATTGTGGCAACGGCTGCCAGGGTGGGCCGTGTTATGCTCCTCAGGGTAATAACGGAGTCAGAGTTTCGGATATTGTAACTGATGCATTCTTTTATGGGATTGCTAATCAGGCCCCGTCAGGCTGCCCCGGAAGGAGATTCTATTCACGGGCTGCTTTTCTCCAAGCCCTTGGCTCGTACCCGAAGTTTGGGACTGCTGGTTCTGTGGACGATTCTAAGCGTGAGATTGCCGCATTCTTTGCACATGTTACGCATGAGACTGGAC ATATGTGCTCTAGAGTAGAGAATGGTGGCCGATCTAGAGACTATTGCGATGAAACTAACCAACAGTGGCCATGCGCACCGAATAAGGGCTACTACGGGCGAGGACCCCTGCAACTATCGTGGAACTACAACTACGGCCCGGCAGGCCAAAGCATAGGCTTCGACGGATTGAACAACCCTGAAATCGTAGCAAGAGATCCAGTTATTTCATTCAAGACAGCCCTCTG GTTCTGGATGAATAATTGTCATGACACCATAACTTCTGGACGAGGCTTCGGGGCCACGATTCGCGCCATTAACGGTCCCCTTGAATGCAACGGAGCAAATACAGAAACGGTGTCTGCTCGCGTTAATTACTACAGGGACTACTGTAATCAACTCGGAGTTGATCCTGGAACTAATCAGTGGTGTTAG
- the LOC105172091 gene encoding endochitinase EP3-like isoform X1, giving the protein MISVFSTRKSLLAIYTLLALLLASGKWVSGQNCGCASNLCCSQYGYCGTGDAYCGNGCQGGPCYAPQGNNGVRVSDIVTDAFFYGIANQAPSGCPGRRFYSRAAFLQALGSYPKFGTAGSVDDSKREIAAFFAHVTHETGHMCSRVENGGRSRDYCDETNQQWPCAPNKGYYGRGPLQLSWNYNYGPAGQSIGFDGLNNPEIVARDPVISFKTALWFWMNNCHDTITSGRGFGATIRAINGPLECNGANTETVSARVNYYRDYCNQLGVDPGTNQWC; this is encoded by the exons ATGATCAGTGTCTTCAGCACAAGAAAATCTCTGCTAGCAATATATACCCTGCTTGCCCTACTTCTGGCCTCCGGAAAATGGGTTTCAGGCCAGAACTGCGGCTGCGCATCTAACTTGTGCTGCAGCCAATACGGCTATTGTGGCACGGGCGATGCTTATTGTGGCAACGGCTGCCAGGGTGGGCCGTGTTATGCTCCTCAGGGTAATAACGGAGTCAGAGTTTCGGATATTGTAACTGATGCATTCTTTTATGGGATTGCTAATCAGGCCCCGTCAGGCTGCCCCGGAAGGAGATTCTATTCACGGGCTGCTTTTCTCCAAGCCCTTGGCTCGTACCCGAAGTTTGGGACTGCTGGTTCTGTGGACGATTCTAAGCGTGAGATTGCCGCATTCTTTGCACATGTTACGCATGAGACTGGAC ATATGTGCTCTAGAGTAGAGAATGGTGGCCGATCTAGAGACTATTGCGATGAAACTAACCAACAGTGGCCATGCGCACCGAATAAGGGCTACTACGGGCGAGGACCCCTGCAACTATCGTGGAACTACAACTACGGCCCGGCAGGCCAAAGCATAGGCTTCGACGGATTGAACAACCCTGAAATCGTAGCAAGAGATCCAGTTATTTCATTCAAGACAGCCCTCTGGTTCTGGATGAATAATTGTCATGACACCATAACTTCTGGACGAGGCTTCGGGGCCACGATTCGCGCCATTAACGGTCCCCTTGAATGCAACGGAGCAAATACAGAAACGGTGTCTGCTCGCGTTAATTACTACAGGGACTACTGTAATCAACTCGGAGTTGATCCTGGAACTAATCAGTGGTGTTAG
- the LOC110012681 gene encoding chitinase 5-like gives MCSRVENGGRSRDYCDETNQQWPCAPNKGYYGRGPLQLSWNYNYGPAGQSIGFDGLNNPEIVARDPVISFKTALWFWMNNCHDTITSGRGFGATIRAINGPLECNGANTATVSARVNHYRDYCNQLGVDPGTNQWC, from the coding sequence ATGTGCTCTAGAGTAGAGAATGGTGGCCGATCTAGAGACTATTGCGATGAAACTAATCAACAGTGGCCATGCGCACCGAATAAGGGCTACTACGGGCGAGGACCCCTGCAACTATCGTGGAACTACAACTATGGCCCGGCAGGCCAAAGCATAGGCTTCGACGGATTGAACAACCCTGAAATCGTAGCAAGAGATCCAGTTATTTCATTCAAGACAGCCCTCTGGTTCTGGATGAATAATTGTCATGACACCATAACTTCTGGACGAGGCTTCGGGGCCACGATTCGCGCCATTAACGGTCCCCTTGAATGCAACGGAGCAAATACAGCAACGGTGTCTGCTCGCGTTAATCACTACAGGGACTACTGTAATCAACTCGGAGTTGATCCTGGAACTAATCAGTGGTGTTAG